From a region of the Candidatus Eremiobacteraceae bacterium genome:
- a CDS encoding TldD/PmbA family protein has product MRFDAEAQAALDTAVARGASYADVRFGVVRDEHIEVRNGVVNGFSDSESAGFSVRAIVDGAWGFASSANAERKEIDRIAALAVEVARASATVKSHGIELLPAVKHTGVYRTPFEVDPATIPTGERVKYLMDVEADIRGARGVTVGRAWMDIWRTTKEFANTDGSRIAQELLQCGSACEALAVGENDVQDRLFPGTCGLYQTGGYEIIQKADLPGNARRIGEEAVALLTADQCPSGTMDVVLSGDQVSLQIHESIGHALELDRVLGWEANFSGTSFATLDKLGSFRYGSPIVNVACDMTCPLAFATHGYDDEGTPASSIDLIREGILVGYMAGRDTAMDAGVKLCGCVRAEYWGRLPMIRIGNVNLQPGTTPSAELFDGIRNGVYMESNRSWSIDDKRLNFQFGCQLGYEIKNGKKGKMLKNPTYAGMTPKFWGSCDAIGDRNSWTAWGTPNCGKGEPMQTARSSQGAAPTRFRDVEVGVVGYAH; this is encoded by the coding sequence GTGCGATTCGACGCTGAAGCTCAAGCGGCGCTGGATACCGCCGTCGCCCGCGGCGCGTCATACGCCGACGTCAGGTTCGGCGTGGTCAGAGACGAACACATCGAAGTGCGCAACGGCGTCGTCAACGGTTTCAGCGATTCCGAAAGCGCCGGTTTCTCGGTGCGCGCGATCGTGGACGGGGCATGGGGATTCGCCTCCAGCGCGAACGCCGAACGAAAAGAGATCGACCGCATCGCCGCGCTCGCGGTCGAAGTCGCGCGCGCGAGCGCGACGGTGAAATCGCACGGGATCGAACTGCTGCCAGCCGTCAAACACACGGGCGTTTACCGCACGCCGTTTGAGGTCGACCCAGCCACGATTCCGACGGGCGAGCGCGTCAAGTATCTGATGGATGTCGAAGCGGATATTCGCGGTGCGCGCGGCGTCACGGTCGGTCGGGCGTGGATGGATATCTGGCGCACGACTAAAGAATTTGCGAACACGGACGGCAGCCGCATCGCTCAAGAGCTGCTGCAATGCGGCAGCGCGTGCGAAGCGCTTGCCGTCGGTGAGAACGACGTGCAGGACCGGCTCTTTCCCGGCACGTGCGGGCTCTATCAGACCGGCGGCTACGAGATCATCCAAAAAGCCGACTTGCCGGGCAACGCGCGGCGCATCGGCGAAGAAGCGGTAGCCCTGCTCACAGCCGATCAGTGTCCGAGCGGAACGATGGACGTCGTGCTTTCCGGCGATCAGGTCTCGCTGCAGATCCACGAATCGATCGGCCACGCGCTCGAGCTCGATCGTGTGCTCGGCTGGGAAGCGAATTTCTCGGGAACTTCGTTCGCCACGCTCGATAAACTCGGCAGCTTCCGCTACGGCAGCCCGATCGTGAACGTCGCGTGCGACATGACATGTCCGCTCGCGTTCGCCACGCACGGCTACGACGATGAGGGAACGCCGGCTTCGTCGATCGATCTTATCCGCGAGGGCATTTTGGTCGGCTACATGGCCGGGCGCGACACCGCCATGGATGCGGGCGTCAAACTCTGCGGCTGCGTACGCGCCGAATATTGGGGCCGGCTGCCCATGATCCGGATCGGCAACGTCAATTTGCAACCGGGCACGACACCGAGCGCCGAACTTTTTGACGGCATCCGCAACGGCGTCTACATGGAGAGCAATCGCTCGTGGTCGATCGACGACAAGCGGCTCAACTTCCAATTCGGCTGTCAGCTCGGTTATGAGATCAAGAACGGCAAGAAAGGCAAGATGTTAAAAAATCCGACGTATGCCGGCATGACGCCCAAGTTCTGGGGTTCGTGCGACGCCATCGGCGACCGAAATTCATGGACGGCGTGGGGCACGCCGAATTGCGGCAAGGGCGAGCCCATGCAGACCGCGCGCTCATCGCAGGGCGCAGCGCCTACACGCTTTCGCGATGTCGAAGTCGGAGTCGTCGGCTATGCGCACTGA
- a CDS encoding helix-turn-helix transcriptional regulator: MTERTSRCAVGLSELASERGLSAEALAKTANLDAPIVDAYLHGTGEPPGLGELARLCVAFGLDPLDFLHRCGYFTDVDYAMGLDPLFFLNEGGVRSMMRITLRERFNNPKPIEGEHVIRRNSVIRALQDDRLLDDVARVELQMRYLLLAAKNAGWVEDM; the protein is encoded by the coding sequence ATGACTGAACGGACCTCGAGATGTGCCGTCGGGCTCTCCGAACTTGCATCGGAGCGCGGACTTTCAGCCGAAGCCTTGGCGAAGACGGCGAACCTCGACGCTCCCATCGTCGATGCGTATCTGCACGGCACGGGCGAGCCCCCCGGCTTGGGGGAGCTCGCGCGACTGTGCGTGGCGTTTGGGCTGGATCCGCTTGATTTCTTGCATCGTTGCGGCTATTTCACCGATGTCGACTACGCGATGGGGTTGGACCCGCTCTTCTTCCTCAACGAGGGCGGCGTGCGCTCGATGATGCGTATCACGCTTCGAGAGCGCTTTAACAATCCGAAACCGATTGAGGGCGAGCATGTGATCCGTCGCAATTCGGTCATCCGCGCGCTGCAGGATGATCGATTGCTCGACGACGTGGCACGCGTCGAACTGCAAATGCGCTACCTTCTGCTGGCCGCGAAAAACGCCGGCTGGGTTGAAGACATGTAG
- a CDS encoding S53 family peptidase produces MSIVLALYLSFGFIHPSASGHVVTLPVGRRPAAQTAGIQYDAGALAGARCFGQANLGTLGMDVVVPLRDESGLLAYARSVSDPSSPAYRHFLTPQQIGALYGADSTEYGNALNYFASAGLAVQAWPQRGSLRVWGDQHRIEGALHTTFGVCENGNHLFYAPVVPPSVASSVRIAGIGRLVTLHSFHSHMMIVSPPVHAQGGLGNNLLLGYSPWQIATAFDYTGAYDTGITGRGITIGVIGTGPISSADVPAYRGLYKVIGAGTVRQVNVTAVCPVCSTGLQTPPPVTAPCQQTNPPNYNVCNPEDVEAQLDTEQSSGLAPDASVLFYLAYNPNECNSPGACNHNPPTPALGIGETDDELQQAIADNTADIVSLSAGGGELDIASPGNPLLHPDGTGLEPDEFAMLAAEGIATFVSSGDTGAEGCQQDGLPMTEDVLCVAYPASDPDVVAVGGTTTPILSNGRLAGPITAWGVQTALLGSNGATGGGLSTVFARPNFQNPVANVTGSVRGVPDVALNADLITGDAVVIDAFDPNLVALGAVGGTSAGAPGAAAMWALVLQACRLNPRCGLGPSSHPYRLGNPDGLLYRLYTLPEYQQTVYDINYGNNAVFGISNPNQLDPGYNAGVGYDLTTGIGAPFARALVRAVTGI; encoded by the coding sequence GTGAGCATCGTGCTGGCGCTTTACTTGTCGTTCGGCTTCATACACCCATCGGCGTCAGGACACGTCGTCACATTGCCGGTTGGGCGACGACCGGCGGCGCAGACAGCCGGCATCCAATACGATGCGGGTGCGCTCGCGGGCGCCCGTTGCTTCGGCCAGGCAAATCTCGGCACGCTCGGCATGGATGTGGTCGTGCCGCTGCGCGACGAGTCGGGCCTGCTCGCATACGCGCGATCCGTCAGTGACCCGTCGTCACCCGCATATAGACATTTCCTGACGCCCCAGCAGATCGGTGCGCTTTATGGCGCCGACTCGACGGAGTACGGCAACGCGCTGAACTACTTCGCAAGCGCAGGGTTGGCTGTCCAAGCGTGGCCGCAACGTGGCAGCCTGCGAGTCTGGGGCGATCAGCATCGCATCGAAGGCGCGCTGCACACGACGTTCGGCGTGTGCGAAAACGGAAACCATCTATTCTACGCGCCGGTCGTGCCGCCGTCGGTCGCTTCATCCGTGCGCATCGCCGGCATCGGCCGGCTCGTCACGCTCCATTCTTTTCACTCGCACATGATGATCGTCTCGCCGCCGGTGCACGCCCAGGGAGGTCTCGGCAACAATCTCTTGCTCGGCTACTCACCGTGGCAGATCGCGACCGCCTTCGACTACACCGGCGCGTACGATACCGGCATCACCGGCCGCGGCATCACGATCGGGGTCATCGGAACCGGGCCCATCTCAAGCGCCGATGTGCCCGCGTATCGCGGTCTCTACAAAGTGATCGGGGCGGGCACGGTCAGACAAGTGAACGTCACTGCGGTCTGCCCCGTGTGCAGCACCGGTCTGCAGACGCCTCCGCCGGTCACGGCACCGTGCCAGCAGACGAATCCGCCGAACTATAACGTCTGCAATCCTGAAGACGTCGAGGCGCAGCTCGACACCGAGCAGTCGTCGGGACTCGCTCCCGATGCGAGCGTTCTCTTCTATCTCGCGTACAATCCGAACGAATGCAATTCGCCGGGCGCGTGCAATCACAACCCGCCGACCCCCGCGCTTGGCATCGGCGAGACCGACGACGAGCTGCAGCAGGCGATCGCCGACAACACCGCCGACATCGTCAGTCTTAGCGCGGGCGGCGGAGAGCTTGACATCGCCTCTCCGGGCAATCCGCTGCTGCATCCGGATGGCACCGGGCTCGAGCCGGATGAATTCGCGATGCTGGCGGCCGAAGGTATCGCCACTTTCGTCTCATCCGGCGACACGGGCGCCGAGGGTTGTCAGCAAGACGGTCTTCCCATGACCGAAGACGTTCTCTGCGTGGCCTATCCCGCAAGCGACCCGGATGTCGTGGCAGTCGGCGGCACCACCACTCCGATCTTGTCGAACGGACGGCTCGCCGGGCCGATCACGGCTTGGGGCGTGCAGACGGCGCTGCTCGGCAGCAACGGCGCGACCGGTGGCGGACTTTCCACCGTCTTCGCGCGGCCGAATTTTCAAAACCCTGTCGCAAACGTCACGGGATCGGTGCGCGGCGTTCCCGACGTGGCGCTGAACGCCGATCTCATAACCGGCGACGCTGTCGTGATCGACGCCTTCGATCCAAACCTCGTGGCACTAGGAGCGGTCGGCGGCACGAGCGCCGGCGCTCCGGGCGCGGCCGCGATGTGGGCGCTTGTGCTTCAAGCGTGCCGCTTGAATCCGCGTTGCGGCCTGGGTCCGTCGTCGCATCCGTACCGGCTCGGCAATCCCGACGGCCTGCTCTATCGTCTTTACACGCTGCCCGAATATCAGCAGACGGTCTATGATATAAACTACGGCAACAACGCCGTGTTCGGCATCAGCAATCCGAACCAGCTCGACCCCGGTTATAACGCGGGCGTGGGCTACGATCTCACGACCGGCATCGGCGCCCCGTTCGCGCGCGCGTTAGTTCGCGCGGTGACGGGGATTTGA
- a CDS encoding IclR family transcriptional regulator produces the protein MFNRQNGSTLPSNGAVSEPRIVPAVEKAFRLLDCLAGSGEPLGISELSRRLGMGKSTVHGLTGTLEALGMIDAVGDSRRFRIGRGLHVLATRSSGSIDLRAVARVSLEALADKTGQTAFLGMPRSDTVTIVDCVHGRPAMSISAPIGSSIPLLAGAVGKALLSAWTPLKREAYVTSRDLPRFTRRTIVDRARYLKAVDRAAHRGYAIDVDEYVDGMRAAAAAIVGADREPIGVVWVAGFARHIDEAALDSIAASVCAAAKAIAAQF, from the coding sequence ATGTTCAACCGGCAGAACGGCTCGACGCTCCCATCGAACGGCGCGGTTTCCGAACCCCGTATTGTGCCGGCCGTCGAAAAAGCATTTCGCCTGCTTGACTGCCTCGCTGGTTCGGGCGAACCGCTCGGCATTTCCGAGTTGTCGCGCCGTCTGGGAATGGGCAAGAGCACCGTTCACGGCTTGACGGGCACCCTTGAAGCGCTCGGCATGATCGATGCCGTCGGCGATAGCCGCCGCTTTAGGATTGGGCGCGGCCTCCACGTCCTCGCCACGCGCTCGAGCGGCAGCATCGATTTACGCGCGGTCGCGCGCGTCAGCCTCGAGGCGCTGGCGGACAAGACCGGACAGACCGCATTTTTGGGTATGCCGCGATCCGATACGGTGACGATCGTGGATTGCGTGCACGGCCGGCCCGCAATGTCGATTTCGGCGCCGATCGGCTCGTCGATTCCGCTCCTCGCCGGTGCCGTTGGGAAGGCGCTCTTGTCGGCGTGGACACCGCTCAAGCGCGAAGCATACGTGACCTCCCGCGATCTGCCGCGTTTTACGCGGCGCACGATCGTGGATCGCGCACGCTACCTCAAAGCCGTCGATCGCGCCGCTCATCGCGGGTATGCGATCGACGTGGATGAATATGTGGACGGTATGCGTGCGGCGGCGGCTGCGATCGTGGGCGCAGATCGCGAGCCCATAGGCGTCGTCTGGGTAGCGGGTTTCGCGCGGCACATCGATGAGGCGGCACTGGACTCGATCGCCGCTTCGGTTTGCGCTGCGGCGAAGGCAATCGCAGCGCAGTTTTAG
- a CDS encoding TldD/PmbA family protein — MRTDLAAERAAADAVLDAALRDSTADETEAIVMAQDYALSRIMGNTIHENLVERNRTLSVRAVVGKRIGVATSNDLDGAGIRTLVDRACEIARLSPADQDFPGLPTSGPATSAMEFAYDEATAATTAAERAGAVAKIVSVMKKNDLDAAGYVSTSAGSVAIANSKGIRQFFRSTDSAINIKAMSADSSGYAEGHARQFGDLDASALASTAAQKAVAGRTPGSVDPGEYTVILEPPALREFLGYLSWTGFGAMPFAEGASFMSGHIGERVMGANVTIADDFAHPLGDGMPFDFEGVSRKPVTLVEQGVARDVVYDSYYAAKLKHANTGHALPAPNTYGPLPLNVVVSPGQKSAAQLIAETKRGLLVSRTWYIRLVDKLQTIITGMTRDGFFLIEDGRITRGLRNMRFNESIVGALGRCELANDLVRSENHVVPACRIEGFHFSSGTTF, encoded by the coding sequence ATGCGCACTGATCTTGCCGCCGAGCGCGCGGCCGCAGACGCGGTGCTCGACGCAGCGCTGCGCGATTCCACCGCCGATGAGACCGAAGCGATCGTTATGGCGCAAGACTACGCGCTTTCGCGGATCATGGGAAACACGATCCACGAGAACCTCGTCGAGCGCAACCGTACGCTCAGCGTGCGCGCGGTCGTCGGCAAACGCATCGGCGTCGCGACTTCCAACGACCTCGACGGCGCCGGCATCCGCACTCTCGTCGATCGAGCATGTGAGATCGCGCGGCTCTCGCCCGCCGATCAAGACTTTCCCGGACTGCCGACGTCGGGTCCGGCGACGTCGGCGATGGAATTTGCATACGATGAAGCGACGGCGGCCACGACGGCCGCAGAGCGCGCCGGCGCCGTCGCAAAGATCGTCAGCGTGATGAAAAAGAACGATCTCGACGCCGCAGGGTACGTCTCCACGAGCGCCGGCAGCGTCGCGATAGCAAATTCCAAGGGCATCCGTCAATTCTTCCGTTCGACGGACTCGGCGATCAACATCAAGGCGATGAGCGCCGACTCTAGCGGCTATGCCGAAGGTCACGCTCGCCAGTTTGGGGATTTGGACGCGAGCGCGCTCGCTTCGACCGCCGCGCAGAAAGCCGTAGCCGGCCGCACGCCCGGTTCCGTCGATCCGGGAGAATATACCGTCATCTTAGAGCCGCCGGCGCTGCGCGAATTCCTCGGCTACCTTTCCTGGACCGGTTTCGGCGCGATGCCGTTCGCGGAAGGCGCATCCTTCATGTCCGGCCACATCGGCGAACGCGTGATGGGCGCCAACGTCACGATCGCGGACGATTTCGCGCACCCGCTCGGCGACGGCATGCCGTTCGATTTCGAAGGCGTCTCACGCAAACCGGTGACGCTCGTGGAACAAGGCGTCGCGCGCGACGTCGTCTACGATTCCTACTACGCGGCCAAACTGAAGCACGCGAACACCGGCCACGCGCTGCCAGCGCCGAACACCTACGGACCGCTCCCGCTCAACGTCGTCGTCTCTCCGGGTCAAAAAAGCGCGGCACAGCTCATCGCCGAGACAAAACGCGGTCTGCTGGTCTCGCGCACGTGGTATATCCGGCTGGTCGATAAACTGCAGACGATCATCACCGGCATGACGCGCGACGGGTTCTTCCTCATCGAAGACGGCCGCATCACTCGCGGCCTGCGCAACATGCGTTTCAACGAGTCCATCGTCGGCGCGCTCGGCCGCTGCGAACTCGCGAACGATCTCGTGCGCTCGGAGAACCACGTCGTGCCGGCCTGCCGGATCGAAGGCTTCCACTTCTCCAGCGGCACCACGTTCTAA